A portion of the Chloroflexota bacterium genome contains these proteins:
- a CDS encoding EVE domain-containing protein, which produces MAERRFWLFKSEPNAYSYADLQRDGVAEWDGVRNYQARNLLRDTIQEGDGILFYHSSVAPMAVVGTAVVVRGGYPDETAWDPDSAHPDPKSTPDNPVWYMVDIRADREFKSPVTLEAIKSTPGLEKMMVAQRGARLSIQPVTAEEWDIVTKMGSLG; this is translated from the coding sequence ATGGCAGAACGACGGTTTTGGCTGTTTAAGTCCGAACCCAATGCGTACTCATACGCCGACCTGCAACGTGACGGCGTGGCCGAGTGGGACGGCGTCCGCAACTACCAGGCCCGCAACCTCCTTCGGGACACTATCCAGGAAGGCGACGGCATCCTCTTCTACCACAGCAGCGTTGCGCCGATGGCCGTTGTGGGGACAGCCGTAGTCGTGCGCGGCGGGTACCCGGACGAGACGGCATGGGACCCCGACTCGGCCCACCCGGACCCGAAGAGCACCCCTGACAACCCCGTGTGGTACATGGTGGACATCCGGGCAGACCGGGAATTCAAGAGCCCGGTGACGCTAGAGGCCATCAAGAGCACGCCGGGACTGGAGAAGATGATGGTGGCGCAGCGCGGCGCTCGACTCTCCATTCAGCCCGTTACAGCGGAGGAGTGGGACATCGTCACAAAAATGGGAAGCCTGGGGTAG
- the lipB gene encoding lipoyl(octanoyl) transferase LipB yields the protein MRERNGVVYWLGQVEYRPACALQAALVEARKQGRIGDTVLLLEHPHVYTLGRRGRMDDVLLDRDALTRAGVEVHEADRGGEVTYHGPGQLVGYPIMDIRPLGGPVRYVRALEAALMEALASYGVEGHRQQGMPGVWVGEPGNERKIAAIGLRVSRGVSSHGFALNVSTRLSYFEHIVACGVPDLRVTSLERELGGDVDPAAVREATAKALATHLRMDMHWRSAADIETILALEAAGASLL from the coding sequence ATGAGAGAGCGCAATGGGGTGGTCTACTGGCTGGGACAGGTTGAGTACCGCCCCGCATGCGCGCTGCAGGCGGCGCTGGTGGAGGCCCGAAAACAGGGGCGCATCGGAGACACCGTGTTGCTGCTTGAGCATCCTCACGTCTACACCCTCGGCCGCCGGGGGCGCATGGATGACGTGCTCCTTGACCGTGACGCCCTCACCCGTGCCGGAGTCGAAGTTCACGAGGCCGACCGCGGCGGCGAAGTCACCTATCACGGACCCGGTCAGTTGGTGGGCTACCCCATCATGGACATTCGCCCCTTGGGCGGACCCGTGCGGTACGTCCGCGCCCTTGAGGCGGCCCTTATGGAAGCGCTGGCGTCGTACGGCGTCGAGGGCCATCGGCAGCAGGGGATGCCCGGAGTGTGGGTCGGTGAACCCGGCAACGAGCGCAAGATCGCCGCCATAGGGCTGCGCGTGAGCCGCGGCGTCAGCAGCCACGGATTCGCCCTCAACGTCAGCACGCGCCTCAGCTACTTTGAGCACATCGTCGCGTGTGGAGTGCCGGACCTGCGCGTAACGTCCCTGGAGCGGGAGCTTGGCGGAGATGTGGACCCCGCGGCAGTTAGGGAAGCCACTGCCAAAGCCCTTGCAACTCACCTGCGAATGGACATGCACTGGAGGTCCGCAGCAGACATTGAAACGATTCTCGCCCTGGAGGCGGCTGGCGCCTCCCTGCTCTAG
- a CDS encoding deoxyribonuclease IV, whose protein sequence is MRIGAHVSSAGGISKAIDRAVEIGAETIQIFCSPPQGWAYKPPPEGEVLAFREKSEETGILPSFLHGIYLMNFGSPDPALLAKSKGALANYMECAAQIGARGVIFHSGSHMGQGFEAVLPQTAAALREVLGAAPEGPNLIIENCAGMGNHIGASFKQIGRIMEGINSPRVKVCLDTQHSFAAGYDVSQAEMLDEAMAEFDEAIGLTNLVAVHANDAKTPFASGVDRHANIGEGHIGDEGFAVIMAHSAFQNVPFLLETPGEGKGPDRAQIDHVKAIRDLAGAA, encoded by the coding sequence ATGCGAATTGGCGCACACGTGTCGTCCGCGGGAGGCATCAGCAAGGCGATCGACCGCGCCGTGGAGATAGGCGCGGAGACGATACAGATCTTCTGCTCGCCGCCGCAGGGCTGGGCCTACAAGCCTCCGCCGGAGGGGGAGGTACTCGCCTTCCGAGAGAAGTCTGAGGAGACGGGCATCCTGCCCTCTTTCCTGCACGGAATCTACCTGATGAACTTCGGCAGTCCGGACCCCGCGCTGCTGGCCAAATCCAAAGGGGCGCTTGCCAACTACATGGAGTGCGCCGCGCAGATCGGCGCACGGGGTGTCATCTTTCACTCGGGCAGTCACATGGGGCAGGGCTTCGAGGCGGTGCTGCCGCAGACGGCCGCCGCGCTGCGGGAGGTGCTGGGAGCTGCGCCAGAGGGGCCGAACCTGATCATCGAGAACTGCGCGGGCATGGGTAACCATATCGGAGCGTCATTCAAACAGATCGGGCGCATCATGGAGGGCATTAACAGCCCTCGGGTGAAGGTGTGCCTCGATACACAGCACAGTTTCGCGGCCGGCTACGATGTTTCGCAGGCGGAGATGCTGGACGAGGCAATGGCGGAGTTTGATGAGGCAATCGGGCTGACCAACCTTGTGGCCGTCCACGCCAACGACGCCAAGACTCCCTTTGCGTCGGGCGTCGACAGGCACGCGAACATAGGCGAGGGCCACATTGGCGACGAGGGATTCGCGGTAATCATGGCGCATTCTGCATTTCAGAACGTGCCGTTCCTGCTGGAGACGCCGGGGGAGGGGAAGGGGCCGGACCGCGCGCAAATCGACCACGTGAAGGCCATCAGAGACCTTGCGGGGGCAGCGTAA
- a CDS encoding metallopeptidase family protein: protein MSVRLSPDAFQELVADALDSLPSEVLELLDNVDVHTAFWPSVDQLEETGIRNGYGLLGLYEGTPLTDRGHYNFALPDRVTLFQRPLEAICSTHEELERQVQVTVVHELAHHFGWSDEEIDRMGFG, encoded by the coding sequence ATGAGCGTCCGCCTTTCTCCGGACGCCTTTCAGGAGTTGGTGGCTGACGCGCTGGACAGCCTGCCTTCGGAGGTCCTCGAATTGCTGGATAACGTGGACGTTCATACCGCTTTCTGGCCGTCAGTCGACCAGTTGGAGGAGACGGGGATCAGGAACGGGTACGGGCTCCTGGGACTTTACGAGGGCACACCTCTCACAGACAGGGGGCACTACAACTTCGCGCTGCCGGACCGGGTCACGCTGTTCCAGCGGCCGCTCGAGGCCATCTGCTCCACGCACGAGGAACTCGAGCGCCAGGTGCAGGTCACCGTCGTGCACGAACTGGCCCACCACTTCGGTTGGAGCGACGAGGAGATCGACCGAATGGGGTTCGGTTAG
- a CDS encoding leucine dehydrogenase gives MDIIETLQTGDYEQLLVAVDKTSGLRAFVCIHDTTLGPSLGGVRIWPHATEADALADVLRLARAMTYKSAAAGLDFGGGKGLIWADPSTGVSNAAIRAFARHVDSLGGRYITTEDVGVTPERLVEMSKETRHVVGLPAHMGGSGNTSHITGFGVYRGMEAAVYEAFGVDCLKDVTVAVQGFGKVANSLVGHLLAAGARVTVTDVDREALERARLLNCRVLEDPDAIYDVECDVFAPCALGGVLNEKTIRRLRAKVVAGAANNQLLTPDDGRKLWHHGIVYVPDFIINAGGVINLAVEVDGYDENIARERVGHIYDTVTEVLSVSHKRGIPPHEAADRLAEERLERARLALKGQLNGQAHEDRERFLRVRTPDGALEHAAA, from the coding sequence ATGGACATCATCGAGACCCTGCAGACCGGCGACTACGAGCAACTCTTGGTTGCGGTCGACAAGACCTCCGGCCTCCGAGCCTTTGTATGTATCCACGACACCACCCTTGGACCCTCGCTGGGCGGCGTGCGCATCTGGCCCCACGCCACTGAAGCCGACGCCCTTGCCGACGTGCTCCGGCTTGCACGCGCCATGACGTACAAGAGCGCGGCGGCCGGTCTGGACTTCGGCGGCGGCAAAGGCCTCATCTGGGCTGACCCCAGCACCGGCGTCTCCAACGCGGCCATCCGCGCCTTTGCCCGCCACGTCGACTCTCTCGGCGGCCGCTACATCACCACGGAAGACGTCGGCGTTACACCGGAGCGCCTTGTCGAGATGAGCAAGGAGACCCGCCACGTCGTGGGCCTGCCCGCCCATATGGGTGGCAGCGGAAACACGTCCCACATCACCGGCTTTGGCGTGTACCGCGGCATGGAGGCAGCCGTTTACGAGGCGTTCGGCGTGGACTGCCTGAAGGATGTGACCGTTGCTGTACAGGGTTTCGGCAAGGTGGCGAACTCCCTGGTCGGCCACTTGTTGGCCGCCGGCGCACGCGTCACCGTCACGGACGTGGACCGTGAGGCCCTGGAGCGTGCCAGGCTCCTCAACTGCCGCGTGTTGGAGGACCCCGATGCCATCTACGACGTCGAGTGCGATGTCTTCGCGCCCTGCGCCCTCGGTGGCGTCCTGAACGAGAAGACCATCCGCCGCCTGCGAGCCAAGGTTGTGGCCGGCGCCGCCAACAACCAGTTGCTGACCCCGGACGACGGCCGAAAGCTCTGGCATCACGGAATCGTCTACGTGCCCGACTTCATCATCAACGCCGGTGGCGTCATCAACCTGGCCGTCGAGGTGGATGGCTACGACGAGAACATCGCGCGCGAGCGCGTCGGGCATATCTACGATACCGTGACCGAGGTGCTCAGCGTTTCCCACAAGCGCGGCATCCCGCCCCACGAGGCGGCTGACCGGCTGGCGGAAGAGCGGTTGGAGCGCGCTCGCCTCGCCCTCAAGGGCCAACTGAACGGGCAGGCCCACGAAGACCGCGAGCGCTTTCTCCGGGTGCGGACGCCGGACGGTGCCTTGGAGCACGCTGCGGCGTAG